From one Anabas testudineus chromosome 18, fAnaTes1.2, whole genome shotgun sequence genomic stretch:
- the slc7a8a gene encoding solute carrier family 7 member 8a isoform X2: MGELLQREVGHQGAGHLHRWQTAGPRPHHHHGHRTDLQGNLPRAIFISIPLVTFVYVFANIAYVTAMSPQELLASNAVAVTFGEKLLGVMAWIMPISVALSTFGGVNGSLFTSSRLFFAGAREGHLPSLLAMIHVKRCTPIPALLFTCLSTLLMLCTSDMYTLINYVGFINYLFYGVTVAGQIVLRIKQPDMHRPIKISLIWPVIYLIFWAFLLIFSLYSEPVVCGIGLAIMLTGVPVYFLGVYWDNKPQCFDAFVNKMTYLGQKFCVVVYPAVSDGSSSGSGEEGEEMKEARSPLSKEDGDNHKSADC, translated from the exons ATGGGTGAACTGCTCCAGCGTGAGGTGGGCCACCAGGGTGCAGGACATCTTCACCGCTGGCAAACTGCTGGCCCTCgccctcatcatcatcatgggcATCGTACAGATCTGCAAGG GAACCTTCCTCGTGCCATTTTCATCTCCATCCCCCTCGTGACGTTCGTTTACGTCTTTGCCAACATCGCCTACGTCACGGCCATGAGTCCCCAGGAGCTGCTCGCCTCAAATGCTGTTGCCGTG ACATTCGGTGAAAAGCTGCTGGGAGTCATGGCGTGGATCATGCCCATCTCTGTGGCTCTCTCCACCTTCGGGGGAGTGAACGGTTCCCTCTTCACCTCATCACG ATTGTTCTTTGCTGGAGCCAGAGAGGGCCACCTCCCCAGTCTGCTGGCCATGATTCATGTAAAACGCTGCACTCCCATCCCGGCTCTGCTCTTTACT TGCCTGTCCACCCTGCTTATGCTGTGCACCAGTGACATGTACACTCTCATCAACTACGTCGGCTTCATCAACTACCTCTTCTACGGAGTCACCGTCGCCGGGCAGATTGTGCTGCGTATTAAACAGCCAGATATGCACAGACCAATCAag ATCAGCCTGATATGGCCGGTCATTTACCTCATCTTCTGGGCTTTCTTGCTCATCTTCTCTCTGTACTCTGAGCCTGTGGTGTGTGGCATTGGCCTGGCCATCATGCTGACTGGGGTCCCCGTCTACTTCCTGGGAGTCTACTGGGATAATAAGCCACAGTGCTTTGACGCCTTTGTCA ACAAAATGACATACTTGGGCCAgaagttttgtgttgttgtttatccGGCCGTCAGTGACGGAAGCAGCAGTGGAAGcggagaagaaggagaagaaatgaaggaGGCCAGATCCCCTCTGTCCAAGGAGGACGGAGACAACCACAAGTCAGCGGACTGCTAA
- the slc7a8a gene encoding solute carrier family 7 member 8a isoform X1: MTDGPRQRSSASGSSKDAGGEQESGGGVALKKEIGLVSACGIIVGNIIGSGIFVSPKGVLENASSVGVALIVWIITGVITAIGALCYAELGVTIPKSGGDYSYVKDIFGGLAGFLRLWIAVLVIYPTNQAVIALTFSNYVLQPLFPTCFPPENGLRLLAAVCLLLLTWVNCSSVRWATRVQDIFTAGKLLALALIIIMGIVQICKGEYYWLEPVNAFEPFQDYDVGLIALAFLQGSFAYGGWNFLNYVTEELVDPYVNLPRAIFISIPLVTFVYVFANIAYVTAMSPQELLASNAVAVTFGEKLLGVMAWIMPISVALSTFGGVNGSLFTSSRLFFAGAREGHLPSLLAMIHVKRCTPIPALLFTCLSTLLMLCTSDMYTLINYVGFINYLFYGVTVAGQIVLRIKQPDMHRPIKISLIWPVIYLIFWAFLLIFSLYSEPVVCGIGLAIMLTGVPVYFLGVYWDNKPQCFDAFVNKMTYLGQKFCVVVYPAVSDGSSSGSGEEGEEMKEARSPLSKEDGDNHKSADC, from the exons GTAACATTATCGGCTCAGGTATCTTCGTCAGTCCAAAGGGGGTGTTGGAAAACGCCAGCTCCGTGGGCGTGGCTCTGATTGTCTGGATCATCACAGGCGTCATCACCGCTATCGGGGCCCTGTGCTACGCTGAGCTGGGTGTCACCATCCCCAAGTCAGGAGGGGACTACTCCTACGTCAAGGACATCTTTGGAGGACTGGCTGG GTTCCTGCGTCTGTGGATCGCCGTGCTGGTCATCTACCCGACCAACCAGGCCGTGATCGCTCTGACGTTCTCCAACTATGTGCTGCAACCTCTGTTCCCCACCTGCTTCCCGCCAGAAAACGGCCTGCGACTGCTGGCGGCCGTCTGCCTGT tgCTGCTGACATGGGTGAACTGCTCCAGCGTGAGGTGGGCCACCAGGGTGCAGGACATCTTCACCGCTGGCAAACTGCTGGCCCTCgccctcatcatcatcatgggcATCGTACAGATCTGCAAGG GAGAGTACTACTGGTTGGAGCCAGTCAATGCCTTCGAGCCCTTCCAGGACTATGATGTGGGTTTGATAGCTTTAGCCTTCCTACAAGGCTCCTTCGCCTACGGAGGGTGGAACTTCCTCAACTACGTCACAGAGGAGCTGGTGGACCCCTATGT GAACCTTCCTCGTGCCATTTTCATCTCCATCCCCCTCGTGACGTTCGTTTACGTCTTTGCCAACATCGCCTACGTCACGGCCATGAGTCCCCAGGAGCTGCTCGCCTCAAATGCTGTTGCCGTG ACATTCGGTGAAAAGCTGCTGGGAGTCATGGCGTGGATCATGCCCATCTCTGTGGCTCTCTCCACCTTCGGGGGAGTGAACGGTTCCCTCTTCACCTCATCACG ATTGTTCTTTGCTGGAGCCAGAGAGGGCCACCTCCCCAGTCTGCTGGCCATGATTCATGTAAAACGCTGCACTCCCATCCCGGCTCTGCTCTTTACT TGCCTGTCCACCCTGCTTATGCTGTGCACCAGTGACATGTACACTCTCATCAACTACGTCGGCTTCATCAACTACCTCTTCTACGGAGTCACCGTCGCCGGGCAGATTGTGCTGCGTATTAAACAGCCAGATATGCACAGACCAATCAag ATCAGCCTGATATGGCCGGTCATTTACCTCATCTTCTGGGCTTTCTTGCTCATCTTCTCTCTGTACTCTGAGCCTGTGGTGTGTGGCATTGGCCTGGCCATCATGCTGACTGGGGTCCCCGTCTACTTCCTGGGAGTCTACTGGGATAATAAGCCACAGTGCTTTGACGCCTTTGTCA ACAAAATGACATACTTGGGCCAgaagttttgtgttgttgtttatccGGCCGTCAGTGACGGAAGCAGCAGTGGAAGcggagaagaaggagaagaaatgaaggaGGCCAGATCCCCTCTGTCCAAGGAGGACGGAGACAACCACAAGTCAGCGGACTGCTAA